AAGTCTACCTCTGCCTACTGTCAGCTTCTCAAGGGCAGGAACTGTCTCTCATATCCCTGGACCTTGCTATTGAGTAATTATTCACGATCATAAAAGAACCAACAGTGGGGAAATGGAGATGTTCTTGATTCAGTCACTGAGGTGCTCCTGGAGTCCAGCCCGTCCGCTGCTATATTATGGAAGAATCCTCGCAGTCTGTTAGATTAGTTACTAATGGGGTGTTGAGTACAAATTTAAATTATACATGATGGCCCATCAGTGGAATCCTGCCTCCCAAGTAATGAGTATTAAGCTAAAATGCCTTTGTTTACGATACAGGAAACATCCTGGCCAGGCCCACCAATGAAAGACTGCAGGACAGAAGAAACTGACACAGCCTCTCAGGAGGCTGACTGGAACCAAGGAATGTTTGATGCCACTCCCTCCTCTTTTATCATAGTATAACAGAAGCCTGAATTCGAACTCAAGGAAGACGGTTCCTTGGGACACAGGTCCACCATCTTCTcggtctgctggctttccaaataaagtcactattccttgcccAAACAACTCATCTCTGTGTTTATTGTCTTACTGTACAGCaatgagcttggacttggtaacactGACTGCGCCACAGCcttcactttgttgttgttcttgctcTGTGTCTCTGCAGTGGGAGTGCAAGTGTGGTGACTGTCGTTCTCACCTATCCCACAGCAGAGAACATGGACACACGTGGCATGCTGACACCTGGCAGAGGGGGTGCACAGCTCTGGGAGGTCTGTGGGGGCACTGaacctcccctccttccttcctctatgCTTTGTGTCTGGAAGGAAGAAACCCCAGCACCTGTGACGTGGGCAGACCTTCTGGAAGATGCAGCCACTCCTGCTCTTGATggcctttcctttgcttcttggGCTGGAACAGGTGAGTGACTGCCCCCATTCCTGAGGGCAGAACACATCTCACTAAACCTCCTGCAGTCCTGACCCTCTGCTCAGCTCCAATTTCTGAACCAGTTGCCATTCCAACCAAGAATACAAGTTTGATGCCACATAGACACTCAGCAAGGAGTgatggtgggctggaagaaagGTTTTCACTAAGATCTTTCATGGGTCTCAGACTCTCTCTCACCACCAGGAAAGTGGGTTGTGCATTTGGTGGAGGATGTGAAGCTCCAAAACACGAGTAAGTCAAATCCCTCAGTCCAGCCAGGATAGGACAACTCAGACAAACCATCCACAGTACGGGAGTTTTGGTGACCCAGCTTAAGAACCAGAGAAAACTTCTCAGTGCTTCTCACCCTTCACTCTTGCTAGGAGAGAAGTCCAGGGTGTGATTGATCAGAAGTGGCTAGGTGACATTATCCAAAGCTCTCTAGGTGCCTTGACTCTTTCTCAGACCTGAAGAAGTCCATTTTCTGCCCCACCTCCCCGCCTCTCAGGCGCTCAGCTGTCCCAGGATCTTTAGCAGTGCCCACCCCCATTCCTGTAGTCTTGAATCCCACCAGTACTATCCCTATTAATCTTGGCCAAAAGCTAGCCATTCACttgtacagccaaaaaaaagaagaaaaaaaaatttactgagaTCCTGGGATGCATTAGGCTCAAGGACATGAGGATTTTTACAAAATTCACCTCTATAAGCTCCTAGTGCAAGCTCACATTAATTTCACAATATTCCTGAGAAATCTCCCAGAAGCCCTGCACTCGTGTCATTGAAAAGCAGAAGACACAGTGTTACTCCCCCAGGGCTGTCTGTCACCTCAATTTCCCCTCAGCTGCAGCCCTTCCCTGAAGTCGCCGGCCTGTCACAGCTCCTGGGCTGTATCTCCTGGGACTCCACGCTCCTCATACCTCTACTCTGTTCTCTGCGCAGCTCAGTCAGCGTCACGCTGGGGGCCCAGAGCATCGAGAAGCAGGAGAGGGTGCAGCCGggtcaagtgctttttctttccaaggagaacGACGTGCCTTGTAAGACAGCAGAGTGACATTTATTGtcctagcaccacttattgaggaggggaaaaaagtagTCTTTTCCTCATTCTCTGCCATGAAACCTCCATGATAAACCATGTTTGATATATACGTCGttctttaatcactaagtcatgtctgacctttgagaccccatgggctgtagcccactgggctcctctcttcacggaatttcccaggcaagaatactgaagtgggtgccatttccttctccgtgggatcttcccaacccagggactgaacctgggtcttctgcattatttggtggattccttactgttgAGGCACCTGGGTAGCCCTTGATGTGTGTGTATCATTGTGCCAACATGTGTGGGGCCTCTTTTTCTTGTCCATTAGTCCATATCCCTGTGCTCCATCAGTGCCACACCATCCTCAGTACTATGACTTCATTTGCTAAAGCAAGACCTGCCATCTCGTTCTCATTCTTTAGGACGACTTGGCTATTTTTGGTCATGggtttttccacatctattttccATGTCTATTTAGAACCAAGTAAGTTCTATGAAATACCTCTTGGGTGCAGTGAATCTATAGACCACTTTTTGgagaaatgacatttaaaaaatattttctcttccaaacatgaacatggaatatctttctgtTTAAATCTTCTAAGTGTCtcttaataaagttttataattttcaccaTATCTTTTCTTTAGGTTTATATTTACTTATCTGACAATTTTcatgctttaaaactttttttcaaatttcagtttcTGACAGTACTATTGTGTATATAGAGTATgactaatatttaaattaattctgTGCCTAGAAAATTTGTCAAACTCTCTTATTAATCATAGTAATTGATCAGCAGATTCTTGGGTATTCTTAATGTATACTATATCTcaaatattcagttttatttcctcttttcctgtCCATATTTCTATAAATAGAAGCTTTCCTTCTATTTCCTGCTTAACTGTACTGGCTAAAATCTCTAGTATAATGTTGAAGAGAAATGATGTTAATGGCTATCTGTGTGAACTTGTTTTGCTCTCAAATGGAAAAACATTCAACACTTCATCATTAAGTATAATGATTGGTATGGGATTTTTGTAGAGACCTTTTATCAGAATAAAGAGTCTCTTTAGTGTTCTTATTTTGctaagaatcttttaaaataactaatgaTGAATTTTAGCACATGCCTTTTCCCCCTTCAGTTGAATTATCATATGGTGTTTCTTCTTTCATCAATCAACATGTTGTTAtagcaattgtgtgtgtgtgtgtgtttaaagactTCATCTACAACTTTATTAATCAGACACACACCAAGATGATAATCAAGAAACAGCAACAGGTGTGGGAAGGGAGGAAACATATACAGTAATTGTGTATTGAATGAAAAGCAACtcatcctcagttcagtcagtcagttcagtcgctcagtcgtgtccgactctttgcaacccctgaatcgcagcaccccaggcctccctgttcatcaccagttcccagagttcacttaaactcatgtccatcgagttggtgatgccgtccagcgatctcatcctctgccgtccccttttcctcctgcccccaatccctcccagcatcagtcttttccaatgagtcagctctttgcatgaggtggcctaagtattggagtttcagctttagcattagtccttccaatgaacacccaggactgctctcctttaggatggactggttggatctccttgcagtccaagggactctcaagagtcttctccaacaccacagttcaaaagcatcagttctttgatgctcagctttctttacagtccaactctcgcatccatacatgaccactggaaaaaccatagcctgaactaggccaacatttgttggcaaagtaatgtctctgcttttgaatatagtatctaggttggtcataatttttcttccaaggagtaagcgtcttttaatttcatggctgcaatcactcaTCCTCAGAAACACCCAAATTAGAAATGATCTAATATTTTTGCTTATTGATCAATTTGACTTACATCAATACTGGAATAACATTAGCCCATAATGTTCCTCTCCTATATTGTCATCACTGGGTTTGGCATCTAGGTTTTGCTAGTCTCATAAAGGAGATGTTTAGTATCTCCTTGCCAGCAGAAATTGCTTATCATCCTTGGAACTTTTTTTTCACAGATTTCCAGTGAATCCCTGTGAGCCTGGGGCTGTCCTTGATGGActatttttgaaaactgaagcaaattttttaacatttatgggAAAATTCAAACTTCTTGAGTATGTTTCATGAAGTTACTAAGGATTTGTCAGTTTCatgtgttgctgttcagttgatcagccgtgtctgactggtaatcctatggactgccacccaccaggctcctctgtctatggaattttccatacaagaatactggagtggtttgccatttctttctccaggggatcttctttacccagggattgaacccatgtctctctcttttttatttgaacctatgtctcttgtgtttcctgcattggaaggcagatactttaccatttatttacaaaattactGGCTTCCCAGTGACCTagaagttaatatatatatatatatatctcccagataaaaattctttcttagttctcccaccatgTGGCTGTACTTTTCACTATCTCAATAGTGTCTTTGGTAATCAGAATTTCATCTTTATTCATGTACACCCCCAAAATTTTTAATGTAGATCAACTCATCCATTATTtttgatggttcagttcagttcagttcagtcgctcagtcgtgtccgactctttgtgagttAGTGCTTCTTATATCTGTATAAAATTGTTTTTACAGTGATGAGTATATAAAGAAATTCTCCTATATTCAAAGGTTTAATTTTTTACCTTGCAATTAATTAATTTGAGGCATAGTCTTGAATGGTCAAGTTTCATCTTTATTCTGTATACCTAACAAATTTTACTATAAATTAATTTCATCATTATTaatcattttgatattttttgttttcattatgattttaCTCATGGTTTCCAGTTGACCCTCAAACAGCATAGGAGATCAGGGGCACTGATGCTTCACCTGGTAGAAAATCCAGGTATAACTAACCTATAGTTGGCCCTCATGTTCTGTGGTTTTGCAACCAATCATGGATAGCTCAGTAGTCTATTAtgtactattgaaaaaaatcagtgtataAGTAGACCTGTTCAGTTCAAACCCCTATTGTTCAAGGAACCACTGTATTTAGCAGTCTATTCCCTTACATTTTAAGATATAAGGATTTCCTGCTCATATTCCTGTTATGAAATTCTAGTTTAAACTCATTGTGGCATATTAAATATGATATATCATTTAAATCCTTTAAACACTTTTGAGACTTAATCTATGGCTTAATCTATGGTCAACATCTGTATGTACTTTTCAAGTGTGTAATCTGCTTTTGTTGGGTAAGATGTTTACTatgtattcattttttcattAGCTATTCATAACTTCTATATcattgaagtgaaatgaaagtgacagttgctcagtcgtgtctgactctttgtgacaccatggactatatagtccatggaattctccaggccagaatactgaagtggatagcctttccctcctcaAGGGGCTCCCAACCCAGAGAGTCAACCCAGCTCTCCCTCACTGCAAGCAGATCTTttccagctgaaccacaagggaagcccattactaaCCTATATCATTACTAATCAAATTATAGGAtaagttttaaaatctttgcaaatgatatgaagaTGTTTCTTCCTGGGGAGCATCCACTCACTGCTGCTGTTGAAAATTCAGCCTTTGACCTGCCATTCATTTGAAAGTGTTTAATCTGTTTATcttaatctgctgctgctgctaagtcacttcagccgggtccaactctgtgcgaccccatagacggcagcccaccaggctcccctatccctgggattctctaggcaagaatactggagtgggttgtcatttccttctccaatgcatgaaagtgaaaagtgaaagtgaagttgctcagtcatgtccgactatttgcgaccccatggactgcagcctaccaggctcttctgtccatgggattttccaggcaagagtactggagaggggtgccattgccttctccctatcttaatctgctgctgctgctgtgtcacttccgtcatgcccgactctgtgcgaccccatagacggcagcccaccaggctcctccgtccctggaattctccagcaagaacactggagtgggttgccatttccttctccaatgcatgaaagtgaaaagtgaaagtgaagtcgttcagtcctgtcagactcttcacgaccccatggactgcagcctaccaggctcctccgtccatggcattttccaggcaagggtactggagtggggtgccattttcgtCTCCGTATCTTAATCTACTTGCCCTTAAATTTTCTGCCAATTCTTTATAATATTGATTTCTAAgtatcaatttctttttttgtattctggttaagatttatttatctttttctaacCTCTAACTGCATTTTTGTCATCagcttaaaaaataatctcagctaatatgtcattatatattatttttttccctttgctttcttgATTTTCTCCTAATTCAACATATGTTCAACCTCCTAattctattttctatatttttatctttatgcCTGTCTGTGCTCCATTCTGGACAATTCTTTCTGAGCTCTTTCAGGTTATTCTCTTCCCATCTTTGTCTAATATGTCATTAACTTTATTCACTGTGACTTTGACtttgtctttttcatattttttgcttttagaaGTTGTATTTAGCTCTTTTTCAGATGTTGTGTAATTTTTTAAGATTGATGTTCACTGGAGTGTGTTTAAAGCTAGCTTTTATTTCAGCCAATTGTTTTgcaatctgtattttattttgctaATAACATTATCCCAataattaaagtttttttctctattattctCTATTGTTTCCTAGTCATGGTATCctgtatttgtttgcttgttcatCTTTTCATATTTGACTATATACTTATTACATTTGAAAAACAATATTTAGGTGTAATTCAAACACTGAAATTAAGTGAATTTCCTCTACATTTGTATTTGATTTTGCCAGGTACTTTGGGAAACAGTCTGTAACCACATTAATGGAAGGAAGTTCAAGGTAGCAGAGGCTGTGAAAATCTAGATAATACCATCTTTCATGCTATTACATGCAAGGAATAGCCCATTAACTCTTTTTTTGTTACTTTGAGTGTGTAGACTTTTAATTCCCAGCTTATCATGGTGGGGGTCCTGATTAGACTGCTTGTGAGGGTCTTGGTCTTTAATTCTACATCCCTCACATTGTATGCTCATCAACACAgaagtttgaaaaacaaaaacagaagttcAAATTTTGTGGGTTCAGAAAATTTACACAGAATGATAATAATTATCTAACTGGACGCTTGTTATTCCTTCAGTTGTGGCCTGAgtcacatctgcattggcagttCTTCAAGGCTTTTCAGGTTTTTAGACATTTTAAACAGGTTTGTTTTGGTAGTTTTTGAAGGAAAGATTGGCATAAAACGCTAGTCATTGTGAATGAAATCCCCTATGTACATcctcattcagatgcttatatatattTGACTCCCATTTCTTTTCATGCTattctttatctttcctttttaaaaaaaaaaaaaacaattacattaaagtttctaaaataaaatgaagtgctGAAAAAAATGTAAGTAACAATGATTTTCAATTACCCAAATGCTAAGGCACTAATAAAGCTGTTATTCtaacttttactttttccctCCTGTTTTCTGCATATTCCTTTTTAGATGCATAAAGAAATTTCAAGAGGTTGCAAGCATAAACTAAGCATTAGAGAAAggattaaattctttgcagctTTGAGAATAAGTGATAACCTACAGGTATTTATATATGCAGAGAAGAACTTTAACTTTCATAAGATTTTCAAGTGGTCTTAAAACAACCCACAAAAGGTTGAGAATTGTATTAGAATTCAATTCTGACATTTTTGCAAAACTTAACCATTCTGTAGTGCTTTCTGAGGCAATACAGTCTCCCAAGTATTTTAAGGGTGTCTGGCAGCCCCTGTTACTCTACAGAACTCGCCCATCCTTTTCTCTCAGTGATGAATGTCCACTTCTTCATGTGTCACAGGGAGCATAGCAGTGAGCTGCCTCCTTCTTAGGCGCCAGCACCCGTGGAGCAGAGATGGGTTTAGGTTGGTGGGTCTATCATGGATGAATAGGATCTGAGGTGCTTCTCCACAGGGTCTGATGGCTGTCAACAAAATCAAGTCACTGGGCTTTTTCTGCAGGCAGAGAAGCTTCTGGGACACAAAAACATTCACCTCAGTAGGAAGCAGGAAAACAGAAGCCGTCCCCAGTGTCGTGATGCGCTGAGAGTTTGTTGGGGGCTCAAGAGACCTGAGAGGGAAATGGTCAGTGCAGAGCCtcattcttccctttcctttccctggCAGGGCCCTCCACCCATCCAGAAACAGAGCTACTCAGTGTGCCTGACAACTTCTAGAAAGATGTGGGAGCAGCCAGGGTCTGGGTGGGGCTCAGGACCAGGGGGTGAAGACATGCAGGTTCCATTCcctgagggagaaggaggaagtaGACAGGTCCCAGCCTTGATGCTTGTGAGGACATTATTGAATTTGGTGGGTTCGGGGTTCTGGcacacccagcccccacccctggcGCCCTGGGTTCCCATTTCTGTGGCCGGCACTGACTCAGCAGCTGTGTGGGCTATTTCACTGAAGGCTTCGGTTACTGCCTTCCCCCAGGTCCCTGGCAGTTGGTGGGCAAGCCTCTTGGGCAGCTCTGAGTGATGAAACTTATCACGGCAGCAGGAGAATGGGACTGTGAATTCTCgagcccccacctcccaccttcacctttccttcctctcccagGGGCTCAAAGTCTGGCAGGAGGAAGTAGGGGCAGCAACTGACTGGGCATCCTCGCCTGAAAGATGTGGCTGCTCCTGCTCCTCATGGCCTTTCTCCTGTCCCCAAGGGCTCGGGCAGGTAAGTGACCATTCCCACCCTCAGGGGCCCAACTCCACCCGATAGACTCTGAAGGAAGACCGCCCAGACACTTGCTAGCCCTGTATCACTGGGCAGCTTGCATGAGTCCACAGTTTCCAGCTTCAGATTCTGAGGGCAGAAATTATATCAGGCCTACCTGGAGAGTCGTCATGAGAGTTAAGTGATGTGGTGTACATAAAGCTCTCAGAACCACCCTGGTTATATCACCTGCTATATAAATGTGCTCTCTGAACTCAGTTGCAGCCCCTGTGTCAGAGCCTAGGGGATCAAGATACAGCGATAACGGGCCCATCAGTTCATCTCTAGATCCTTAAATTCATGAGCCAGACTTCGTAGGGATCTGGAAAGTTCCCCGAGGAAGAAAGTGCCACAGAACTTCAGGGAGAGGTGGCACCAAAGGGCTCTGGGTGCGCCATCCCCACAGTAGAGAAACCCTCCTGTGAGAGAGGCCACAGCTGGCTCCACCTtctgggcaggagggagggtgCTGAGGCTGGATAGAGAGCCAGCGGCACTTTCTGCAGGGTCCTGGCACCTTCCCCAGTTCTGTGCCCTGCAGACCCCATTCTCACCAACCACCAGCTCACCCTGCCCCTGCTCATCTCTCCTGCTCCCCAACTTCCAGTCTTTCTGGAGCCACCAAGCTGATGTCcacacacctgccagtgcagagataATCCTAGTGCCTCCTTCCAGGGCAGATCATCGGAGGCCGAGAGGCCAGGCCCCATTCCCGCCCCTACATGGCATTTCTTCAGATCCAAACTCCAGTAGGTCGGAAAGCTTGTGGGGGGTTCCTGGTGCGTGAAGACTTCGTGATGACAGCAGCTCACTGCTTGGGAAGGTGAGGACTTAAGGGACTTCTGGGCACCAGCAAAGCAGGTCCAGAAGAGTTCATGAGAGAAGTCACTGAAAGCAGGGTTCTAGATTGAacgggtgaaaaaaaaaagaccatgtaGAGCCTGGGGGACAAGAAGCAGGCCAGTGTGAATGGGGGAGGACCTGATCAAAAAGAATAAGACGGGGTGATGAAATGTATGCACTGGGGCTCAAATAATGACTTCAAGGTATCTTTGCAACCTCTTGTTGGGGAGGCAAAATTCAAAATCACTATGTCCTCCACCACCTCCAGCTCAAGGCTGGGGTGACCTAGGGCACAAAGTTCGGTCCCAGAGCCCTCCTGTATCTCAGTTCCCTTGATTGAGGTCTGGCAACCTTGGGTAGTCACTTGACTTGTATTGTGGACCACAGTTCCTATGGTTCAAACCTTACCTCTaggctctctttcctttgcagccaaataaatgtcaTCCTGGGGGCTCATAACATCAGGACTTTGGAAAGCACCCAGCAGCACATCCCTGTGCTCAGATCCATCCCCCACCCCGGACACACTCAGCAGAACAAGAGGAATGACATCATGTTACTGCAGGTACCCACCCTCTGGTTCTTCAGCTGGGCAGCTTGTTCCCAGCCTGGGGGGCTTCCTGTGTCCTGGAATCAGGGAGGCGGGGAAGCTGGGCATACTCCCAGGGCAGTGGGGGGCACGGGGTGAGCATAGAATAGACAGTCCCTGAGTGCCTGCACACTTCTTGTCAGCTGGCGAACAGAGTCCAGCGTAATCGATTTGTGAGGCCGGTGCCTCTGCCTCAGACTCAAAACAGGCTGAGACCTGGGACCCAGTGCACCGTGGCCGGCTGGGGCCTGACTGGCCTGAACACGAGAACAGACACACTCCAGTATGTGCAGCTGAGGCTGCAGAGGGATAGGGTGTGCAGCAGACGCTTCATGTTATACGATGGCCGGACACAGATTTGTGTGGGGGACCCGAGACAGAGGAAGTCTGCCTTTCAggtaagatcacggcatctgccAACACTGACGGGGGACCCTGGGCAGACTGGGCAGTGGGACGGACCCCATTCCCATGGCTACCGTCTGGGGCCTAGATCAGAGGGATGTGAGGGGGTGCTTTTCCCCATCCATCCAGTCTCTGGGGCACTAGGAGAAGTACCAGACACACAGAATGTTTACGTGCAGTGTTTTCCTGGGGCCGGTGAGGTACCGTGACCTGGGTTGGGCTGGAGAAGTAACCACAGTCAGGGCTGAAGCCCAGCAATGGGAAAATT
This window of the Budorcas taxicolor isolate Tak-1 chromosome 21, Takin1.1, whole genome shotgun sequence genome carries:
- the LOC128066749 gene encoding cathepsin G-like codes for the protein MWLLLLLMAFLLSPRARAGQIIGGREARPHSRPYMAFLQIQTPVGRKACGGFLVREDFVMTAAHCLGSQINVILGAHNIRTLESTQQHIPVLRSIPHPGHTQQNKRNDIMLLQLANRVQRNRFVRPVPLPQTQNRLRPGTQCTVAGWGLTGLNTRTDTLQYVQLRLQRDRVCSRRFMLYDGRTQICVGDPRQRKSAFQGDSGGPLVCSNVAQGVVSYGDRVGTPPAVFTRISSFLPWIRRTMRRFQERRPE